The following proteins come from a genomic window of Trifolium pratense cultivar HEN17-A07 linkage group LG4, ARS_RC_1.1, whole genome shotgun sequence:
- the LOC123923208 gene encoding two-component response regulator ARR11-like: MFLDEQILPLDKSHHYKYIPFSSLFTHSLTHSSLPLSLILFVGAAITTTFEDSSSILSISLSTLRPISKIHSFSKIHPFSQIYSFISNSMTSFTNNPSFPVGLKVLAVDHDIGALCTIQDICNGLCYQVITCCTISDAWNYLFNQNFDIILIEANMPSNDTFDFVGQITSHFPVIMMSLDPTPSSVMDSITQGACAFWSKPLDENQFKIMWQHLVRKALSETHELPQTLEVKGGKKRGREDVDLPKQLLPKKSRLSWTPDLDKQFLSAVNQLGVNSINATPKKILKLMNFPDLTTGQVASHLQKYRKYLQGEIKKSKFSRLSAFQGHDEIPTQQQHLTEIGECDIFLDLSELFPDLVDNL; the protein is encoded by the exons ATGTTTCTTGATGAACAAATATTACCGTTAGACAAATCCCACCATTATAAATACATTCCTTTCAGTTCACTgttcactcactcactcactcactcatcACTCCCTCTAAGTCTAATACTCTTCGTTGGGGCTGCAATTACAACAACGTTTGAG GATTCTTCTTCTATCCTCTCTATTTCTCTTTCCACTTTGCGACCCATctcaaaaattcattctttctcaaaaattcatccattctcacaaatttattcattcatttcaaattcaatgaCTTCTTTCACTAACAATCCATCCTTCCCGGTTGGTCTCAAAGTTCTTGCAGTTGATCACGACATCGGTGCTCTCTGCACTATACAGGACATATGCAATGGCTTGTGCTATCAag TGATCACTTGTTGCACTATTTCTGATGCATGGAATTACTTGTTCAACCAAAACTTTGATATCATTCTTATTGAAGCTAATATGCCAAGCAATGATACTTTTGATTTTGTTGGACAAATTACTTCACATTTTCCTGTCATCA TGATGTCTCTTGATCCCACGCCTTCTTCCGTTATGGATTCTATAACCCAAGGGGCTTGCGCATTCTGGTCCAAGCCCTTGGATGAGAACCAATTTAAGATCATGTGGCAACATCTTGTACGGAAGGCTTTGAGCGAAACTCATGAACTTCCTCAAACCTTGGAGGTTAAAGGCGGAAAAAAACGAGGAAGAGAAGATGTTGATTTACCAAAACAACTGCTTCCAAAGAAAAGCCGTTTGTCATGGACACCCGACTTGGACAAACAATTCTTATCGGCTGTGAATCAACTCGGGGTTAATAGTATTA ATGCAACACCCAAAAAAATTCTTAAGCTGATGAACTTTCCCGATTTGACAACAGGGCAAGTAGCTAGCCATTTACAG AAATATAGGAAGTATTTACAAGGGGaaatcaaaaaatcaaagttcAGTAGGCTATCTGCTTTTCAAGGTCACGATGAAATTCCtacacaacaacaacatttgACCGAAATTGGCGAATGCGACATCTTTTTGGACCTGTCCGAATTGTTCCCAGATCTTGTCgataacttataa